CAGGGAGATAATCTCCGAACTTATGAAATGAGACAGTAATGACACTGTCAGTGAGATAAAAAGCCTCCTCAACCCCATCACCATGGTGAATATCAATGTCCAAGTATAAAACACACTGCAGTAATCAAAGATATTAAATGACTGATGAATATGGAATATATTAAACAATTATGTGAGGAACGCATTAAAAAAGCTGAAAAATCACCAAAACAGTGGATAAGATAATTGAAAGACATGCTGAGATCCATGCTGCAAAAGTTTTCAGAGCTGGAAAATCACTGTCCTAgataaaaatttcaattttgtaATGGTTTATTTCATGACAACTAATTCACATATGTCAAGAATTCTGTCAAGTTCGATTTGTATCAATTAACTAGAATATGGAAATACAACGAAGCCGACATCTCTTGTCAAATGTTTTAGTCAACCATCATGGAaggaaaataaataacataaacaGATCGAAACATAATGAAAGTAGCAACTTAAAATGTGTTGCATAATTTATGATCAAGGTTATGTCCTGATTCACAAACTTCTTAAATATTtccaatttatttttcaattttatcatCAAATGTAGGTACACTACGAATTTAAAATGTCAATTTAATTATGTTACGGAAACATGAGCAGCTTGGTCATGCCTTCACATTCCACAAAACAGCAAGTGATACAAATATATTAGCAATTTTACGTGTGAACAGTCCCCCTCATGAGCTTTGAGGAGTTCTAGAATTGTTAGAACAATATCATTCACATAGCAGAACCCAGAAGCCTCACATTTTTTGCATGGTGCAAGCCACCAGCCCAATTCACAGCAATGTCACAATGTCCATGATTTAATTTCTTGCTCCTCCGATGGATCCTCCAGCATAAGTTTGACAAAAGATATAAAGACCGTCAAAAACAGGGCAATCTTCCCCAACATTAAATCTCTTCAGCTGCCTAGCTAGGTCTTGTTGTGCATCTGGGGTGACCCGTTTCAAGAATGAGACATAATCATCAGCATGAAACCTGCAAAGATCTTTCTCTCGAGCAGGATTGGGCTTCAAAACATGCATGTGCTGAAGTAGCCCATAATGGACAAGAAGAGAATGAGTCATCCGAATTCTATGAGGTTTCATTGGGTGACCTTGTCCATAATAGTAATTTCCCTCTTCTGGTTCGTAAAAATAGCACACTTTTCTCTTGGACCCATCTGCTCCAGATGATAAAGAATTGCCTCCAGTATCCATTTCCCAATCAGAAAATTCAAAGAACATGCAAAGGCAACTCTCAGTTTGAAGGAATTAAAAACAGGAGGTGAAGTAAGTGAAGCAAAAGGAATGAGTTAATCATTGCGTCTCAATACCAAAATTTGCCAAACCTGTCAAAAATGTGATATCAACAATAGTTTGTCTAGAAATGGAACTGGTTTTTACATAAGATTCTATCATTGAACCTTCTGTCACACGCAATAAACCTTAATCAAAGTTTTCGAGATTCATTTCTGTGTTTCTCTTATTGTACTTCCTCAGATGTGGGTTATTTTTTAGGGGCTATTAGTGTTTGTTCTGTtactaaaatttcaaaacaaacaaaaatgaTAAAAGCAAGTCTATGATGCTATGAGTTCTAAACAAGCTCGGTTATAACGTTTCAAATTAAACATGTGTCAGCTTGCTTCTAAACAATTTTGTCTCCAACTTGCTAAGTGCTTCTTATACAATTATATGGTTGCAAAATATAACATATACTGTGGAATTGATCGTTTCTTTAATTTACGAATCGACAAGCTAAGGGCAAGTATAGTTATGCTTCCGATCAAGTTTGTGTATTCCGAAAAACGCCTCCCCGTGTTAAAGTTGATTAGAGTTTTCTATTTGCCTCATTTGGAAAAGAGCTTCCGAAAGACAAATCAATCCATAATTCTTCGTCCAGAAGTAATTTCCAAGATTATACCATTTCATAGTTTACCAACAATGagcaactgaaaaataaatgctCTTCCTTCGATCATCTTACTCGTTTCTCAGGGGAAACATAGGCCAGAATTTCACTAAAACCAGTCTCAGGTTCATTTATGAGATATCCTGCCAGAGATATTCCTTTAAATGGACACCTAAAATATATGTTGTTTGTTCGGATTTAGCAagtgaaaaaacaaaaaactaaaaaaaaagaagacagaatatgataataaaaaaatcgTCAAATGTCTCAATCGCCCAAACAACAGAATTCTGAAACAAACCCAGGAGGTAAGGATTAAACCAACAAAATGCACAAAATAATCTAAAAAACAAAGAACAAGATCGAAAACCTCCTGATGGAGTAAAACGCAACGAGCGATGATCAAAAGTCACGAGCGAAAGTTATCACCAACTAAAACACTGAATCAAACCACTCATGCATGAAACAATCAACACTTGCATGCGCATGCAAGACCAAGAGAACTCAAATCATCCGATCGAATTCAGCACAAAGCtttaaaaaatttcaacttttctttgATGGGCTCTTTTTTTTTAACCCTAAATGCAGCATTGGTCTTATCTCAATTCATAACCGAAACTTACAGGAATCAAATTCTTCTTTTCCAATGAAGGAAACAAAAAATGTGTGAACTCATTTCGGCTGCACTTGGGAAGtgaaatcaaacaaaatatCTGAAATTCACACGATGAAAACGACAGAGAAGATGAAACAGAGTGTACCTGAGGAAGAAAGCCATCTCAGATTTCTGTGCAAgggtttttttaataatttttgcaGAAATATAATTTCTTCAGCTATATATATAGTGAGTGTGTGTCCAGGTGGGTTATGTAGGGGCTCGGCCGCTGGTTTCAAAATTGCACAGTTTGGTGGTTGTATTTGTTTCAAAATTgcacagtttttttttttttttactcatgtcacgccccgagcatGCGTATCTGCACAATGAGCcttatagcaactacttcgtaacCCAAGTTACTATAGAAGTTCATTGTAagtcattataaactcattttaaatcttccatttttaagatgtgggacaagggtatcacaatcacccctccttCAGAACGTGACGTCCTCGTTGCGGCCTGACCCCTCGATCCACCAGcgccgagaatctagaggtgtctcctacaggttcaagaggtggctcccgtcatgtagcactttgccccgcagaTTCAAGAGGCGgctcccatgcacgtagcactttaccccgcatagcacttatttccTGGTGTTTCATGCCCGTgagtggctctgataccattctgtcacgccccgagccaGCAATTACTTCGTATTCACAACTCATGTACGCCGCAATTTTCTAATGTCGCATATAAGCGCGAAACGGgttgaataattttttaaatgatcAGTAGTCTCTCCCCTCTTCTTACTTTACTTTCAAGTTGTATGCGGATTTTTTACACGTTACTATATAGTGACCGATTCAATCATACTCGGGATTTGACAATGCTACCTTCATTTTGACCTATGATTATTGTTGTCaaattttgttgtatatatttttttatttttgataattttaatatctttatttgaaaatattgaaataacaATTACACACGTTAGTTTCATGACAGTACTACATCATTGTCgtgtcaaaaaaaatatttgaaaaaaaattaaaaaaacatacTCAACTTTGATATaagataaaaacaaaaaaaaagtaaatatataataccaaaaatgcaattttccGTATTTAGTTTTTGCCCTTTCTAGATTTTTAGATACAAATTATTTTTTCTACGTGACCAAAgttatgatttaatttttttattaataataatattttatttttattatataatttaatttaagaaatatttattataCTCTCTCATCATTTCTTAATGTTAAACAAGGAATATATTATAAGTAAACTTCTAGAATTGATTACTacacatgttttattttttaaatattgttttttttagttttgattatattataattatttttggatagataaaataatcaatttaCATAGCCATTATTCGATGAAAACATAGTAGAAAACTCattctttaaattttatttatctcTTTGCAAGAgacattaaattttaatataaaatataattttaagtaATTGAATTTATCATGTCGACTTTTGAATTTTATcttataaaacaataaattcatttattataagaggataaaataaaaatccatatttaaTCATCATCAATACCACTCATGAAAATgtgaaaattaatatataaaattatattataaattataatttattctgTGTGAGCGAATCGCTTGCTAAAATTTACtagtgattttttaaaattttacggAAATAATTGCACTGTATTTATGGTTTATTTCATCCTATCCATGTGAGCATTGTCCTCATGATAGgatggatgatcaagatttgccCATACATATATAGGATCtacttttttttgaaattgtatgtgtggcAAGATCTTACCCGTTGAAATGAAATGAGGATAGTGTCCGGATCTCGTTAACATGTATTCATGTAgtatatgaaaaatttattcttgTAGGACTACTTCTAGATGGTAAACCAAATCCGGCATTATTCACATGACTAATATGAGACGAAATGGTCTCGGTTGGCTTGCGTGCAACTCTTCCGAAGTACCGAACTATAAAACGTAATCCACTATAATCTTTATAGAAGTTttgacatttcttgattttTACAAGCAGATTAGCAGAAAAAGACCCATAAACTTGGTAGTCAATATTTCAAATCTTGGAGGTGATTATATCTCTCCCTTTTCTTGTGTGTTAATTCATGCTTCTATATCTGATTTCTTgttcaaattattatttatgctTCAACGGGGGTCATGTTTTCTGAATTTGCAGCTTCAGATATTCAATTATTTGTGCTGTTGATTTTGTTGCTTTTTACGATAGATGTAAATAGAATCTTTGATGGGCTCTTACTGGTTGATGTATGGGGGATATCGAAAGTTTCTTGAAGTATGAAATGGGAtcttttgaattctagtttcctCTTACGAGGGTAGAAAAGATTTGTCTTTTCAGATAATTGAAACAAGAGTTTGTGCAGAATAAAATGAATCAAACTTTCTTGGTTCTTTGGGCGGCTGCTATTTGGAATTATGTACTTTGAGGTATAAAGTTTTGGAATTTGGTAGAAGGGGAAGGAGACGGAGCAAAAGTAAAAGGAAGTCACTTTAAAGTTAAGACTGAAGGTGGAGgggtttttttttctcttttttagtTCTGAAAAATTGTTGGATCGTGTTGATCCTCATGTGGTTTATGGACTAGAGATGTTGCTGGCTTAAGTGGTAACATGTAGCTAGAGGCGTTTGTTACATTAGAAGTGGTTTCTCATTGTACATGATTGGAGCCATTTTAGTTGTTAATGAGTTAAGGGTGATCAAGGTTCTTGCATAGTGGCTGATAATTTGGGCATTCATCAAAAATCTATTTAATGATATATTCTTAATACTTTTTTATCTGAAGTATGACAAAACAAATCTTTGCTTTCAGTTCCCTTTTTGTAGAATCCCTTTGAAAATTTCTTGGTGGAACCTTTTACCTCTTTCCTTGGAATCGAATGGACTGCCTATAGTCCTTTGAGGTTGTAGCTTTTatgtaaacattttaaaaagaaatttagGATTTAAGCTTCTCATAGTTTTCTATTTAGTCAAACCATGTGCTTTTGTTCCTTCTTTGCAATCAAGAACATATTGTTGCATGCAATAATTGAACATAGAAAGAGATGAATTGGGCTGTGGTGCAATACTTTTTGTTTGACATGTCAAACCTTTGTTACTCCCAGTTGAGACAAATCAAGCCACTCGTCACATGTAAATCATGCGActttttaatttcatttatGCAGACTGCAGAGATATCAGGCAGGTAGAGATAATGGGTAACAGTGAATCATCACCTGATGAACCGTATGAAACTTTTACACGTCAATTGGATATGATTGAAAATTTCCCTGTCGATACCGGCCATCAAACTCGATCTTCTGAACATGCTCAAAGTTCAACACACACAGCTTATCCGCATCATCATCCGACGCATTCTGGAGCTTCAGTTAATGCTAACAACACAAAGAAACCACATCCTTCATCTATATCTGATAATTTCAACTCTTTGAAAGAGGTGGATTTTTTTCCACGTTGCTAGTCTTGAAATTGAACATGATCACTTTCCACTAAGCCTTATGATCCTGAGAGTTCTTTTGAAAGTCTCAAATGACATTTGCTTGCCATGTTTCCAGGTTATAGATGCGTTAAGGGATGCTGGCCTGGAATCATCCAATTTAATTCTTGGCATTGATTTTACGAAGAGCAATGAATGGACAGGTTGACAGATATTCAGATAAAAGATGCTTCTTTTTTCAGTGCGTTGttagtaaaaaaataattttttacttGACCATGGTTTTAGGGAAGTATTCATTCAACAGGAGAAGTCTCCATGCGATTCATACCTCACAAAATCCATATGAGCAAGCCATTTCTATCATTGGACGAACTCTATCTTCCTTCGATGAGGATACTTTGATTCCTTGTTTTGGATTTGGCGATGGTTAGTTTTTCCTTTCATTTCTATTTTTCTGCATTGTTGGCAATAGAGATACAGTTCATGTAACTGCAACTATATTTATAAGCAGAAGCATGTTTTTTGTCTCCAGCTACGACACATGATCGATACGTATTTAGCTTTTACCCTGACCAACGACCTTGTAATGGGTTTGAGGAAGTCCTTGCACGATATAAAGAAATTCTTCCATATTTGAAGTTATCAGGTGCTTAATTATTCACTATGCTGTGATGTTTGTTTAGAGAATCCGGTCAAACTTTTTATCTGATGCATTCgacataataaattatttacttTTGTGAAACTTCCAAATTTTAGCAACTCATGATTGATCAATCCAATTGAATTAGTTATGTACCTTTCAAAACGATTAGTGTATATACATTTTAGGATTTATGGCAATTAACAATGATCTCTAGCTTATATCGGAACATAATATGCATATTTTGCAGTGGATTTAGAAAAATATGACCTGCCAATCCATGTGAAAACagataatattttttctctttttcacTACTTGACAAATAGGTCCAACCTCATTTGCACCTGTAATCGATGCTGCGATTGATATCGTGGAGAAAAGTAATTTTCAATACCATGTCCTCGTTATCATTGCAGATGGACAggttcattttctttttctttcttgctAATGAAATTAGATACACATTGCTCCCCACCTTTTGGTTAAATCATCTTTTTAAGTAATTAGGTAACTAGAAGTCCAGATACACCACATGGAAGATTTAGTCCTCAAGAACAAGAAACCATCAACTCTATAGTTGCAGCAAGGTAAACATGGTTTTGTAATAAGTTATTGCATACTTTTAAGTCATCTTCTCAAGTGTAGCCTATAACATGTTTTGATATAGTGAATATCCTCTTTCTATTATTCTAATTGGTGTGGGGGACGGGCCCTGGGATGCAATGCAAGGATTTGATGACAACATTCCCCAACGAGCATTTGATAATTTCCAGGTATTGATCAATACAAGAACTAACAATAGTTTCGGTTATCAACTGTTGATCTTCTGCTGTACTTGATAGAGTTTTCTTATATTGCATAAATGTTATTTGCAGTTTGTCAACTTCACAAAAATAGTGTCAGAGGAGACAGACGAGGCTAAAAAGGAATCAGCTTTTGCTCTTGCTGCTCTCATGGAAATACCGTTTCAGTATAGAGCAACATTGACCCTTCAATACAAAGAGTAAGCCTGCAAAATTTTTATGAGTTTGTATCTTCAAAAATAGTTCTCTGATTccatcttttgtttttttttccctATTTTTCTTGATCCAGTTTAATTGTGCTTCCATTacatctatatctatatatatatatctatatacctataaaagtgtggataatAGAAAAGTTTTCCCATCGTGAACAGACATTATTACCCTTcacatgtttatttattttcattattaggtAACATATATGGTAATTTCACATttagtctattaattaataattaatactaattaaccacattttatggttatgattttgtttttttgaCTTTCCTCTCCATGTTCTTAAATATTTgagctaattttaaaaaaaacatactattaaatttacttaatattaatattaatcaattttttcattagttttttcttttcatgtttttaattaacaaaaaaaaggAAAACGTTGAAAAAGTTAGGCACAATatgaatataatatattaataaccttttaataataatcaattgaattgaaaaacattattataattaagtaattatattttattttaattcaaatttaataattttttaatgtccaatatatatagaattcatCAGTAGtgtacatgattttatttttcaaacgaTAATAAGGAAAACCTTAAAATGTAAATATATAGTGAAAACGAATTCAAATTTTCTGTTAATAGATTCATTTTCAATTGTAAACGGACATAATTATCATTTACATGCttacttatttttattattaaataacatgtgtggtaatttcacatttagtctattaattaataattaatagtaattaaccacattttatggttatgattttgtgattttgattttcttcccttGTCTTTCTTTCAttctaataatatttaattaagtcatatttcatttttaaaaaaattatttcattatatatatacatataaatgtgTGGATGATAGAAAAGTTTTCTAATTGTTATAAATAAGCGtgataaataaagttgagttatatttatatagtaattaaccacattttatggttatgattttgtgattttgattttcttccatTGTCTTTCTTTCAttctaataatatttaattaagtcatatttcattttaaaaaaaattatttcattatatatatacatataaatgtgTGGATGATAGAAAAGTTTTCTAATTGTTGTAAATAAGCGTGAGAAATAAAGTTgagttatatttatattttaatttaaatgtagCAAATAAATCATCTCCATGTTCTTAAATGTTTGAGCGACTTTGTAAAAAACATActattaaatttacttaatattaatatcaattatttttttcattttaataattttcttggactttcatttaaattctaaattaaattaattacattatttattgttttatttcactatcaTTTGAGTACATtcaatgaattattaaaaacaaattttaatataattagatttaaaaaaaaacttcaaaaaattatatatataaaggaCCCATGATAAAGTATCTGAGGGCTTTGAATGAAGAGTCattcaaataaattctaaattaaatattgacaaacgaaaaaataaaaaaattaaaataatcgttatttattttaaattaaataaaatgatttaaattgaaaataaaattatatttaatcaaattttaaatttattttgtcaaactattaatttctaaatgaatgaacaaaaataatatattataaacctaaatttaattgtgaatttaaataatattaataaaagaatatataa
The sequence above is a segment of the Primulina tabacum isolate GXHZ01 chromosome 6, ASM2559414v2, whole genome shotgun sequence genome. Coding sequences within it:
- the LOC142549559 gene encoding E3 ubiquitin-protein ligase RGLG3-like isoform X1, with amino-acid sequence MVSVGLRATLPKYRTIKHCRDIRQVEIMGNSESSPDEPYETFTRQLDMIENFPVDTGHQTRSSEHAQSSTHTAYPHHHPTHSGASVNANNTKKPHPSSISDNFNSLKEVIDALRDAGLESSNLILGIDFTKSNEWTGKYSFNRRSLHAIHTSQNPYEQAISIIGRTLSSFDEDTLIPCFGFGDATTHDRYVFSFYPDQRPCNGFEEVLARYKEILPYLKLSGPTSFAPVIDAAIDIVEKSNFQYHVLVIIADGQVTRSPDTPHGRFSPQEQETINSIVAASEYPLSIILIGVGDGPWDAMQGFDDNIPQRAFDNFQFVNFTKIVSEETDEAKKESAFALAALMEIPFQYRATLTLQYKDKHNAGRRRQPLPPPREVIDHDNAIKSRQESKKLEPIESGPSTEQVCPICLTNPKDMAFGCGHLAKSHVLENFRLAGIVVSRYLRAPCAGIL
- the LOC142549559 gene encoding E3 ubiquitin-protein ligase RGLG3-like isoform X2, with the translated sequence MVSVGLRATLPKYRTIKHCRDIRQVEIMGNSESSPDEPYETFTRQLDMIENFPVDTGHQTRSSEHAQSSTHTAYPHHHPTHSGASVNANNTKKPHPSSISDNFNSLKEVIDALRDAGLESSNLILGIDFTKSNEWTGKYSFNRRSLHAIHTSQNPYEQAISIIGRTLSSFDEDTLIPCFGFGDATTHDRYVFSFYPDQRPCNGFEEVLARYKEILPYLKLSGPTSFAPVIDAAIDIVEKSNFQYHVLVIIADGQVTRSPDTPHGRFSPQEQETINSIVAASEYPLSIILIGVGDGPWDAMQGFDDNIPQRAFDNFQFVNFTKIVSEETDEAKKESAFALAALMEIPFQYRATLTLQYKDKHNAGRRRQPLPPPREVIDHDNAIKSRQESKKLEPIESGPSTEQVCPICLTNPKDMAFGCGHLTCRDCGISLSSCPMCRDPITTRLRLFG
- the LOC142549559 gene encoding E3 ubiquitin-protein ligase RGLG3-like isoform X5, with amino-acid sequence MVSVGLRATLPKYRTIKHCRDIRQVEIMGNSESSPDEPYETFTRQLDMIENFPVDTGHQTRSSEHAQSSTHTAYPHHHPTHSGASVNANNTKKPHPSSISDNFNSLKEVIDALRDAGLESSNLILGIDFTKSNEWTGKYSFNRRSLHAIHTSQNPYEQAISIIGRTLSSFDEDTLIPCFGFGDGPTSFAPVIDAAIDIVEKSNFQYHVLVIIADGQVTRSPDTPHGRFSPQEQETINSIVAASEYPLSIILIGVGDGPWDAMQGFDDNIPQRAFDNFQFVNFTKIVSEETDEAKKESAFALAALMEIPFQYRATLTLQYKDKHNAGRRRQPLPPPREVIDHDNAIKSRQESKKLEPIESGPSTEQVCPICLTNPKDMAFGCGHLAKSHVLENFRLAGIVVSRYLRAPCAGIL
- the LOC142549559 gene encoding E3 ubiquitin-protein ligase RGLG3-like isoform X3, which translates into the protein MRLFNFIYADCRDIRQVEIMGNSESSPDEPYETFTRQLDMIENFPVDTGHQTRSSEHAQSSTHTAYPHHHPTHSGASVNANNTKKPHPSSISDNFNSLKEVIDALRDAGLESSNLILGIDFTKSNEWTGKYSFNRRSLHAIHTSQNPYEQAISIIGRTLSSFDEDTLIPCFGFGDATTHDRYVFSFYPDQRPCNGFEEVLARYKEILPYLKLSGPTSFAPVIDAAIDIVEKSNFQYHVLVIIADGQVTRSPDTPHGRFSPQEQETINSIVAASEYPLSIILIGVGDGPWDAMQGFDDNIPQRAFDNFQFVNFTKIVSEETDEAKKESAFALAALMEIPFQYRATLTLQYKDKHNAGRRRQPLPPPREVIDHDNAIKSRQESKKLEPIESGPSTEQVCPICLTNPKDMAFGCGHLAKSHVLENFRLAGIVVSRYLRAPCAGIL
- the LOC142549559 gene encoding E3 ubiquitin-protein ligase RGLG3-like isoform X4, with amino-acid sequence MGNSESSPDEPYETFTRQLDMIENFPVDTGHQTRSSEHAQSSTHTAYPHHHPTHSGASVNANNTKKPHPSSISDNFNSLKEVIDALRDAGLESSNLILGIDFTKSNEWTGKYSFNRRSLHAIHTSQNPYEQAISIIGRTLSSFDEDTLIPCFGFGDATTHDRYVFSFYPDQRPCNGFEEVLARYKEILPYLKLSGPTSFAPVIDAAIDIVEKSNFQYHVLVIIADGQVTRSPDTPHGRFSPQEQETINSIVAASEYPLSIILIGVGDGPWDAMQGFDDNIPQRAFDNFQFVNFTKIVSEETDEAKKESAFALAALMEIPFQYRATLTLQYKDKHNAGRRRQPLPPPREVIDHDNAIKSRQESKKLEPIESGPSTEQVCPICLTNPKDMAFGCGHLAKSHVLENFRLAGIVVSRYLRAPCAGIL